AAGAAGCCACAAACCTGCAGAGGGTACCACTATTCTCGTCTATGGGAACATGCACATGTATTATGTTTCCACATGAAGCGAAGTGTTCTCTCAAAGCATCATCGACATCTTCCCTAGGAAGGGAGGTGTCGTATCCCTCCACCGCAATCCTGCTAATGCTATATATTGCAAAGGATATTAATTTAAATACCGTGAGACAAGAACACATGATTGATCTAATCAATTACAGATCTCAAAAATAAACGAACCGGTTTTCTCGAATCTCTGCATCACAACCGTTCAGTTCCAGACCTTCAACACCCTAATATACAAAAGATCTAATCAGTAAATTTTACTAAGAAGAAACCCATTGCTTGAGAAAGCGATAAGGATCGAAGAAGGATTACTTCGATGGTGGATTCATGCATGGTTTGGTTTTTGAGAggcaataagattttttttggtttagggttttaggtagtctctttttaattattattttgatttgggGCCGTCTTCAGTTTAGGTCTGGACTAGGCCCATTGATCACTCATGTAACAAGTGTTTGTTAGTTCTATATAttcctaatatttttattagctaatatataattaattaatttatttattaattccGATTCTGGATTCCAGGTCGACCCAATAATCTAATCTAAAGTAATATCATCCCTAAAAATATGATTATTGGAGGTTCTTAAAGTGAGGTTAGAGTGAggttttttatgaaatataagaattcatttttaacttttaactaaaaagtaaaaatcagcatttaaataaaatatttaatagtcAGTTTTTAgtctttttagttaaaagttaagagacatattcttatattttgataaaaaatttacctTAAAAACTTCCCAATAATCATTACGagtaggcatgggcattcggggtcccaatcgggtttcggttttatctaTTCGAATTTcagtttttcgggtttatcaaaatcaacccccttcgggttatataaaagttcggttcgagaccggttcgggttctatcgggttcgggtcggggttagtaaatcttcaaagaaccggtataacccattgtactttcgggttcgggtcccaatcggttcttcggtttaaaaatacctgatttgtacctattttgtaactaaaacataaataaaatcggttcttcgaatttaaaatacatgatttgtacatattttaatagccaaaacataagtaaaatcgattcaaaaataagaaaaaacatcaaacgtgatcattcaaaatcaagcgaaagataaacatagttagtgatataaagaaaaccatataaatgaaatcataaaacaaaaaataagttctcataaaatgagaaacattattcaataaaaacaaaaccaaaatctaaaaacttcaggcATCAACCGCCACATTCCACCATCAACCTTTATTTGATGTaacagataattattttagaagttcaataatattttaaagtattttggatacatattaagaattaagatcatttggtagaagttctttttgtgattttaaatgtttaggattctatcggatatccatttaggtccgggttcggttcggataatacccataacccaaaataccaaaaaacaggattcattcggtatttatgttgtgttcggatcggttcggattcatttttattggATCGAGTTTAGTTTGGATttttgggttcggtttatttgcacAGCCCTAATTACGAGGATGGTCTCTTACATATGTTGCTTAAATtaactataattaaaaaaataaaaattacttattTACCGAAGAAATCTAGCTTAATTAGGAAAAGGAGGAGACCTCACACATGGAAGTCTTGTTCTGTCTCTCatctctatctctatctctatctctctcgaGTTCTTTGTCTCCTCCGTCGCCCAGACTTTGGATTGGGAGGCTGATGAATCTTTTAGATCTTCGAGCGATATGAGGAGGAACCAGTCGGCGAGTGATTTTAGAGCGTCGGGAGGTGGCGGTGCTCCGGCGAAGTCGAAGTCTTCGGAGGATATTTTATTCGAGGTCGCAGCTTGAGGCTTCTCCTGCGAATAAAGAGAGTTTCTTTGCGAAGAGGATGGCTGAGAATGAGTCTAAGCCGGAGGGGCTTGGGAGGTAAGTATGTGGGGTTTGGATCAAGCCCTGGTCCTGCTCCCAGGAGTAATTATCAGGGTGGTGGTGGAGATGTTTTCTCTGTCATGTCTGAGGTAAAGTTAAGTTTGATGCTTTTGATAGTGATCAGATCAGATTAGGTGTTTAGTTGAGTTATGTTTTCTTTGTTCTGTCTGAGGTAAAGTTTGATGCTTTTTTTTATAGTGATCAGATCAGATCTAATTTAAAGGTTGATGCTTTTGATAGTGATCAGATTAGTTTAGATTGGATGTTGAGTTGAATTATGTTATGTCTGAGGTAAGTGATTTGATCTCTGTCTATTTGATCGTGTTCATTTTACTCTATATGCAAATAGGGATTTGGAAGATTGTTTCTTGTTGCCGCATCAGCTGCGAATGTTGTTCAGACAGGAACCATGGAGTTCACTTCCaaggtacttttttttttatcattcggTTGTGTCCTGTGCTTGATTGTCCTAGGTTGTTGTATTCAATTACCCCTGAAAACCCACATTTAATTCGAAGTCAAGACACACTTCTTGGTCGCGAATCTCTAATTTCCTTTCTCATTTCCATGTTTAGTACTTATCTGATTGCGGCTATAATGGTTGCTCTCTAAGTCTTATTTAGCTGCACGGTCGTCTAGTTAAATCAATTAAAACTTTGATTAGAGCGTCATGATGGATGCTCTCTAGGTCTATGCATTAGTCTTGTTGAGTGAGGTTAAatttaaaatgagaaaaattTGTTCATCGCAGGTCAAAGAAGGTGGTTTAGATCACACGGTGAGTGAGACTGTTAACGTTGTTGCGAGTAAGACAACAGAGATAGGACAGAGGACATGGGGGATCATGAAAGGAGTAATGGCAATTGCTTCACAAATGGTTGAAGAGTTCACTAAAGAAGAAGCATCGACCTGGAACCAACAGAATACAAACGAGGGCAACGGTTACTACCAGAACAAAGGAGCAACCACGAATATGGCGAGCAAGGATCCGAATCACGAGCAACCTCCTCCTCTGAGTATCGAAATCAAAGCCACTCAGGATCAATTCTACGGTAAGTGCCGATTCTCTTCTCTGCATATGATTACGCTTAGACGATGAGTTTCTCTGCGAATTTGTCTGGTGATTGTGAGATGAGAACATTCTGATTGCTGTCTTGCTCTTTTGTTCCTCTGCTGTCAAACGAGTAGTAAATTATTATGTTACTGTCTTGCTTGTATTGACCAATAACTCAAGCAGTACTAGGCTGATTTTGTGTGGTGAGTCTCTGATGAGGTGTGATGTGAATCCAATAACAATCATTTTTGTTTCAGCTCATTCTCAGACAAATTCAACTTGTTCAAATCCTGTTTCTCTGCTACACACGCTGCGATAGCTGAATCTGCTTCAACCGTTATATCATTCCCCGCCATCTCAAGAACTTCAATGGACGAAGCACATTCCTTAAGAGCCTTCGCTACGGCTATGGCAACTTCATTCTCTAGGTTCAGATAACTCAAGTAAAGCTCCGTCAAGTGTTTGTAGCTTGAAAGACTCTTGCTCAGAGAAACTCCTGCTTCTGCCCCAAACATGTTATCCCTCAGatgtttctgtctttcttcCCTCCCCCATATGTTTCATCCTAAAACCTTAAAACTTTATCTACAGCAAGAAGCCAAGAACACAATGCTAGTTTTATAACATGCTTCTTtcaaatttatgtttaaaatgttatgtttaataattttatcaataaattttaagtttaataaaataatgtttaatatttttttttctaagttcCAATAAGAAGAAGACTACGGAAGTTTACATGTCGATCGcaaatatgatgggtgttcgaacaagaatttgtgatagacaaatgcatcaacaattgaaagatgatttggttgaacatggCGTAGATTTGAACGTGATGAAGATAACAAATGATATCGGATGGTTCTTTCAAATAATTCTCGTTTGTTTTAATAatctttgttttcatgtttttattttaaaaacttatgtttaaaatgttatcttttactgtgttttatttaataaaaaaattaaattttaaagaaaaaatgtttaattttattttatttttaagaacccTAAAATAAGAGAATTGCAATGGAGACATAAAAATCTCAAGTATCTTAACTAAGTCTCTTAATCAACTTTATTCcttaaatactattaaaaacaattaagagACCTTTAATGGGATGTAGGATAAAGATGTTCTTATGTCTATTTCACAGCTTGGGTAATGAGTGTTCTGTTTATAGTATTTAAAGAAGTTAAAAAGAAGAGTACAAAGAAACTATTGCAATTTTTTAGAGTTAAATATTTTCagaattttcaaataatttctTATACAGGAAATGTATATACAAACATGAACTAAAAAGAGTAATCTTAAGTAGATTTTTAGTAACTTTTCGTTAAGTAAACAACAgtaataaaagaagaagaaaaacaaaaagagtaaaTATTCACAAGTATAAAAAAGTCCAAACGTTTAATTAGAACAGCCTGTGTAGCTATGTAACAccaatctattttattaaatcattttttttgttttattattttggacCCCTCTCACTTGGATCGTTTTTTCAACTTTGAGGAAAACTTCGTTGCTAAGAAGTCATCGTACGACATAAAGCGTACGACGTAATGCGTCTTCTCTGCTCTCCTCTTATAAACTCCCATTCAAACACAAACCCAACATAAAACCTATTCACTCTCGTCTACATCTCGTCGAGAGCAAATGGGCGAAGTTTCAAAACCAACAAGTTCAAGGCTCTTCTCAACTTAGCTCTCTCGAGGCTCTCTATTCTCAAGAACCAACGCCAAGTCAGATGCTCTCAAGCCATCTCTGACGTCACCGATCTTCTTAACCTCGGCCACCATGAGAACGCTTACCATAGAGTCGACCACGTCATAAAAGATCAAAACACCTTAGAcgttctcttcttcatccatgGCTACTTCACTCTTTTGCTCGACCGCGTTCACCTCTTggaacacaacacaacacatcTACTAAGGTATTTGACTATATTCAAATGGGGAATATGATGTCACGTTTTAGAGGGATATGCAAATAGTGGAGACACTGAAGCTTGTGAAAGAGTTTTGGAGAAAATGCTGGAGATAATAAATGGCATATCTAACTGGTCAAAACTTGTGAACCAAGAAGAAACCCAGCTAATTTTGGGATGATCTCAAACATATATGGAGATCATTCTCGGGAGACTTGATGATGCTGCTAGGCAGTGAGAGATATTGGCTTAAAGAAAGAAGCAGGTGTTGGCTAGCTTTAGACTGATGATGGGTTTTATTATTCAGGAGAGAAGCATCGTAGAAAAGAGGAATTACAGAGGTTGATAGAGCAGATGAAATATGTTTGAGATTGGATTTTGATCTGTCTTGAGTTGCTAAACATCCACACAAAAACGACATAACACATTAAATATccagacaaaagaaaagaagggtTGCATTGCACACAAGTTAATATCATAAAAAGCATATGTCTTCTTCTCCTCAGAAAGAGATTTCTACTCCCTTCATCTTCTGATTTCCCTCCCTAgtctcactcttcttcttcttctggtatGCCTCCCTggtcttgctcttcttctccttcttcttattcttcttcttctgatttctCTCCGTAGTCTTGCTCTTTTTCTTCTGCTGATTTCCCGCCGTAGTCTCAGTCTTCTTCTGATTTTCTATCTGCTGCCTAGCCATGATAGTAAAGTTatctgaaacaaacaaacagaCGAATAAATGAAAGGTTTTACTctgttgaaaaaaaacaaaaaagaataaaagaatCAAATTTACGTACGTGGGTGAATGTAGCCAGTCTTGGGTGTTATCTTTGGAAGTGGAACAACCTCAGTAACTACAAAATTCAAACCTCCTACAGAAGGTCCACTACGTTCCAGCGCCTTTTCTACACCCTCATGTCCACGGACATAAACGTCGGCTAGGCtgtaaaaaaaactcaaaacaagcTTCTTTagctagcaaaaaaaaaaaatattaacaagcAAACTGGtgggaggaagaagaaacaaacgTTTTGATAGCACCAGATTCGGTTACGTCTGGGTAAACAAGAGAGCCGATTGCAGAGAAATATTTCTCTAGCTCCGTCTTGATAACATCGAGAGGAAGGAAAATGTCATCACACGTAACCAGTATCCTAAGAGAGTCATATTATCAACACAACCAGGCACAATtttctaataataaataaatagacaaaaaatgaaaagagcAATTTACGTGTGTTGTATCCTATAGGCTTTGTCTTCTATCATCGGGTCAAAGAAATTCTCAAGGTGATTTTGGTGAAACGCGTAAGACTGAATTTTTAGAATACGTCCTCCCATGTCACTTCCATCAAGGCTCAGCGccttttcttcatcttcttcattaacATAAATTAAGGCATATctgtaaaacaaaagaaaacaagtagATTTTATAGTTAAGCAGCAGTTAATTTGAGCGATCAAGCTGGAGGAAGATGCCACAAACCTGCAGAGGGTACCACTATTCTCGTCTATGGGAACATGCACATGTATTATGTTTCCACATGAAGCGAAGTGTTCTCTCAAAGCACCATCGACATCTACCCTAGGAAGGGAGGTGTCGTATCCCTCGACCGCAATCCTGCTAATGCTATATATTGCAAAggatattaatttaattaccGTGAGACAAGAACACATGATCTATCTAATCAATTACAGATCTCAAAAATAAACGAACCGGTATTCTCGAATCTCTGCATCACAACCGTTCAGTTCCAGACCTTCAACACACTAATATACAAAAGATCTAATCAGTAAATTTTACTAAGAAGAAACCCATTGCTTGAGAAAGCGATCAGGATCGAAGAAAAATAAACACTTATTACTTCGATGGTGGATTCATGCATGGTTTGGTTTTTGAGAGGCAATAAGATTTTTttcggtttagggttttagttagtctctttttaattattattttgatttgggGCCGTCTTCAGTTTAGGCTTGGATTAGGCCCATTGATCACTCATGTAATAAATGTTTGttagttttatatattcttaatatttttattagctaatatataattaattaatttattaatttggaTTCGTCCAGGTCGACCCAATAATCTAATCTAAAAGTATTATTATCCCTAAGAACATCATTATAGGGATCCCTTAAGTGGATTgcttaaattaattataattaaaaataaataaaaattacttattTACCGAAGAAACGTAGCTGAGAAGGAAGAGACGTAGCTTATGGGACAAGCTTCACACATGGAAGTCTTgttctctctctcatctctatctctctcgaTTTCTTTGTCTCCTCCGTCGCCCAGACTTTGGATTGGGAGGCTGATGAACAAGAATTCATGGCCAACAATACCCATCAACATTAAACTTTCTTCGAATCATGAAATCGATCAAAATCTCCTATTAACAAACCCTAATGACGTCACCGTTTCTCTTCATATCGGACCTCCCGTTTCCGACAAAGAAACCAATACCCATGAGAACAACCAAGAGGGTTTAACGGCGAGGCAGCAGGGACAGTATTGGGTCCCTTCCCTTTCTCAGATCCTTGTCGGTCCCACTCAGTTCTCTTGTTCTGTCTGTAACAAAACATTCAACCGCTTCAACAACATGCAGGTTTGaatatcattatatattaaCAGATATGTAATTATCATGACGGGAAGTTTTCTTGATTTCACTctcaatctatatatatataattccttTTACTTCCACGGTACTATCATTCATGGTCTAAGCTGATTTAGCATCGTTTAATTGAAAATTACCCTAAAATGATTTTGAATCGAATTATCaattttttgctaaattaacTCAGAATCTATAATCCTCTGCGTTCCATGGGTATTATTATCAATCGGGAAAAGAAACTTACCTCTATAATTAAGCACTtatgataataatatatatgcatGCAATATATGCTCATGTAGTTATCTATAATATTAATTCGCGTAATCGTCAAgagaatatataataaacaaagTACAATGTTCATGATAGATGAATTTAACATGAAAAACATGAGATAGACAAATTAAAGTACTGTTTTATTCAAATTACACCTGAGGTATATTTTTCTCTACTTTATTTTTTGTAGATGCATATGTGGGGTCATGGTTCGCAATACCGAAAAGGTCCAGAGTCGCTACGAGAGACGAAATCATCATCTTCGGTACTAAAGCTACCATGTTATATTGTTATTGTTGCGCCGAAGGCTGTAAGAACAACATAGACCATCCAAGAGCAAAGCCCCTTAAAGACTTTAGAACGCTTCAAACGCATTACAAAAGAAAGCATGGAGCCAAACCTTTCCACTGCCGCAAGAAGTGCGAGAAAACGTTTGCGGTGAGAGGCGACTGGAGAACGCACGAGAAGAATTGTGGGAAGCTGTGGTTTTGCGTTTGGGGATCGGATTTTAAGCATAAGAGGTCTCTTAAAGATCATGTTAGGGCTTTTGGCGATGGCCATGCCGCTCACACTGTGGGTGATCGTGTTGTAGCCATTGGACACggagaggaagatgatgatggtgatgatgatgatgatgatgatatggaggaagaagaggaagaagatgaacaaaATATTGAAGAAGTAGATGTTGATGGAGAGAAGAACTATGAGTATGGTCACTTTCGTCGTAATACTCAAATTTTCTAATTACAACCTAATCATATGGCCAATTAATTATGATCGATGGTTgttatatatagggtttatttTAAGTGAAGtgtgttgttttaatatatttaccgGCCTCTTCATCATGTTAGTGAATTTAATAATAACTTTTCTTAAGACTTCTAGAATTACCCATGTCATAACTCCATCAAGCAATTTCTCCTATGGTTATATAGAGTAACATACTtgcattttcttttgttaccgAGAGATATCTCAGATAAAGGTCCGTCTGTAATCCTTCCTAGGATTGTCATGTAAATATGCCATTagtgaaaaaatgaaaatatgccATTAGTGAAAAATCAATCTATAGTCTTGACCCACAACACAATAACCACTTAATTACCATCATTGTTCGACAACAAGAGTCA
The nucleotide sequence above comes from Brassica napus cultivar Da-Ae chromosome A9, Da-Ae, whole genome shotgun sequence. Encoded proteins:
- the LOC106434780 gene encoding ADP-ribosylation factor GTPase-activating protein AGD7-like, encoding MSLSRRGLGGKYVGFGSSPGPAPRSNYQGGGGDVFSVMSEGFGRLFLVAASAANVVQTGTMEFTSKVKEGGLDHTVSETVNVVASKTTEIGQRTWGIMKGVMAIASQMVEEFTKEEASTWNQQNTNEGNGYYQNKGATTNMASKDPNHEQPPPLSIEIKATQDQFYAHSQTNSTCSNPVSLLHTLR
- the BNAA09G46370D gene encoding uncharacterized protein BNAA09G46370D isoform X1, which codes for MHESTIECVEGLELNGCDAEIREYRISRIAVEGYDTSLPRVDVDGALREHFASCGNIIHVHVPIDENSGTLCRYALIYVNEEDEEKALSLDGSDMGGRILKIQSYAFHQNHLENFFDPMIEDKAYRIQHTILVTCDDIFLPLDVIKTELEKYFSAIGSLVYPDVTESGAIKTLADVYVRGHEGVEKALERSGPSVGGLNFVVTEVVPLPKITPKTGYIHPHNFTIMARQQIENQKKTETTAGNQQKKKSKTTERNQKKKNKKKEKKSKTREAYQKKKKSETREGNQKMKGVEISF
- the BNAA09G46370D gene encoding uncharacterized protein BNAA09G46370D isoform X2, which gives rise to MDKSTIKGLESKGSDAEIRESRISRIAVEGYDTSLPRVDVDGALREHFASCGNIIHVHVPIDENSGTLCRYALIYVNEEDEEKALSLDGSDMGGRILKIQSYAFHQNHLENFFDPMIEDKAYRIQHTILVTCDDIFLPLDVIKTELEKYFSAIGSLVYPDVTESGAIKTLADVYVRGHEGVEKALERSGPSVGGLNFVVTEVVPLPKITPKTGYIHPHNFTIMARQQIENQKKTETTAGNQQKKKSKTTERNQKKKNKKKEKKSKTREAYQKKKKSETREGNQKMKGVEISF